One part of the Aurantibacillus circumpalustris genome encodes these proteins:
- a CDS encoding fatty acid desaturase family protein, translating to MTKDVNITYKKDEEHSFFFVLNQRVNDYFVSNKLSKKTNGFGIFKTIFFCACFILLYSFVILAHGNNLQLLICYPLIGFIQICLVLNAGHEGVHDSFSNNKTINHLFAYTFDLLGSSGYLWKMRHIYSHHPNPMVPGKDVDIEQTGMLTFMPMENPPNIFKFQKVYAPILYCFYTLNAILKRDWTDFFSNKIGHKVVKHSKKEAVSFVVSKIIYFTYALVLPLLLSGCTWPTVLFGFFLMHLAASVSAAVALFPAHLYEESIFPSPDNEHGHLNTTWSEHQMSVTMDFGTRLPFVAFFFGGINYHAVHHLFPSVSHVHFPEIRKILDATALDFNIPYNHRPSLNTAVISHWRLLRKNGVAHMNEII from the coding sequence ATGACAAAAGATGTAAACATCACTTACAAAAAAGACGAGGAACATAGTTTCTTTTTTGTTCTCAATCAACGAGTAAACGATTATTTCGTTTCAAATAAACTTTCTAAAAAAACAAATGGTTTTGGCATTTTTAAAACCATCTTTTTTTGTGCTTGTTTCATTTTGCTTTATTCTTTTGTTATTCTTGCTCATGGGAATAATCTGCAACTATTAATTTGTTATCCACTCATTGGCTTTATTCAAATATGCCTTGTTCTTAACGCTGGGCACGAAGGAGTACACGATTCTTTTTCAAATAACAAAACCATTAATCATCTTTTTGCCTACACTTTTGACCTACTGGGTTCATCGGGTTACCTGTGGAAAATGCGTCACATCTATTCGCACCATCCAAATCCAATGGTTCCAGGTAAAGATGTGGACATTGAACAAACAGGCATGTTAACCTTTATGCCAATGGAAAATCCGCCAAACATTTTTAAATTTCAAAAAGTATATGCTCCAATATTATATTGTTTTTACACGCTCAATGCTATTTTAAAGCGTGACTGGACAGATTTTTTTTCTAACAAAATAGGACATAAAGTCGTTAAGCATTCAAAAAAGGAAGCCGTATCTTTTGTTGTTTCCAAAATAATTTATTTTACATATGCACTCGTTTTACCTTTGTTGCTTTCAGGCTGTACTTGGCCGACAGTTTTATTCGGCTTTTTTTTGATGCACCTCGCAGCAAGTGTTTCTGCAGCCGTTGCACTTTTTCCAGCACACTTGTATGAAGAGTCTATATTTCCTAGTCCAGATAATGAACACGGACACCTAAACACCACCTGGTCTGAGCACCAAATGAGTGTTACCATGGATTTTGGCACACGTCTTCCTTTTGTTGCTTTCTTTTTTGGTGGCATAAACTACCATGCCGTGCATCATCTTTTCCCAAGTGTTTCGCACGTTCATTTTCCGGAAATAAGAAAAATTCTGGATGCCACTGCGTTGGATTTTAATATTCCTTACAACCATAGGCCTTCTCTTAATACCGCTGTTATTTCACATTGGCGCTTGCTAAGAAAAAATGGCGTGGCGCACATGAATGAAATTATTTAA
- the rfaD gene encoding ADP-glyceromanno-heptose 6-epimerase, whose product MIVITGSAGFIGSCLVSKFNSEGLTDLILVDDFSKIEKDKNAKGKKFTKKIERSVFVEWLQKNYKEIDSIIHIGARTDTTEFNVELFNELNLNYTKALWKICTEHKIPFIYASSAATYGLGEHGYDDDETKIPLLKPLNPYGDSKNDFDKWAIQQKETPPHWQGLKFFNVYGPNEYHKARMASVIFHSFYQIKNTGKVKLFRSHNPNYTDGGQLRDFVYVKDVVNVIWFLYSKQPKSGIYNLGSGKARTFLDLAEATFKALNIEPNIEFIDTPIDIRDKYQYFTEANMQKLISVGYSKPFTSLEEGVEDYVKGYLDTNKYL is encoded by the coding sequence ATGATAGTAATTACCGGTTCAGCAGGATTTATAGGAAGTTGCCTTGTTTCGAAATTTAATTCAGAAGGCTTAACAGATCTTATTTTAGTAGACGATTTTTCTAAAATTGAAAAGGATAAAAACGCTAAGGGTAAAAAATTTACCAAAAAAATTGAGCGCTCTGTTTTTGTAGAATGGCTTCAAAAAAATTATAAAGAAATAGATTCTATTATTCACATTGGTGCGCGTACAGACACTACTGAATTCAATGTTGAATTATTTAACGAGCTAAATCTTAATTACACCAAGGCTCTTTGGAAAATCTGCACGGAACATAAAATTCCTTTCATCTACGCTTCTTCCGCAGCAACTTATGGTCTGGGTGAACATGGTTACGATGATGATGAAACAAAAATTCCTTTATTAAAACCATTAAATCCTTACGGTGATAGTAAAAACGATTTTGATAAATGGGCCATTCAACAAAAAGAAACGCCTCCACACTGGCAGGGATTAAAATTTTTTAATGTGTATGGGCCGAATGAATATCATAAAGCAAGAATGGCTTCGGTTATTTTTCATTCCTTTTATCAAATTAAAAATACTGGTAAAGTAAAATTATTTAGGTCACACAATCCAAATTATACCGACGGTGGACAATTACGTGATTTTGTGTATGTAAAAGATGTTGTGAATGTGATTTGGTTTTTATATTCCAAACAACCTAAAAGTGGAATTTACAATTTAGGAAGCGGTAAGGCCAGAACCTTTTTAGATTTGGCCGAAGCAACATTTAAAGCACTAAACATTGAACCAAACATAGAATTTATTGATACGCCCATCGATATTCGTGACAAGTACCAATACTTTACCGAAGCCAACATGCAAAAATTAATTTCAGTTGGTTATTCTAAACCTTTTACTTCTTTGGAGGAAGGGGTTGAAGATTATGTGAAGGGTTATTTGGATACTAATAAATACTTGTAA
- a CDS encoding M1 family aminopeptidase gives MQNKFTLKFLTLCFFVFQSIWNIHGQTSGCQTSKNAQTQSIYYSSENLRSDTFNVLKYTINLEIGNTGSPQLAGNTQIRFAPKLNNRTFIRFDLLKLVLDSVKENTQLLTYTYNDTILKVNFTTPKNTTDTSIFTVYYHGIPQIDGTGWGGFYFDNAQNAQYAYNLGVGFGAKPHNYGRVWFPCFDNFVERSKYEFNITSDSTRRAYCNGQLMSDFVTANKRTRKWVLNEEVPTYIVNVALANYTQVNWTVNTLTGIKPITLVGVASDTTAMKTGFANLKNCITGFENYFGPYKWNRFGYCLVPFNSGAMEHATNISYPRAFIGNLTYEADLMAHELSHHWWGDLITCETQEDMWINEGMATFSSYMFTEWQYGKTAYINKVKAVHEDLLHFLHKNEGGFRAISGVPHSLTYGTHVYSKGADVAHTLRGYMGDSAFFAGAKYTMQQNAFKSINSNEFRDHLQTSSGQNLIDFFNNWVFSGGWSHFAIDSVRYIQNGTNTDAVVSLKQKLYGASTLHSSVPLELSFFKSDWSRIVKKVVISGATQTFTLANVGTAVYCALNYDDKISDATSHEAKIIKVNGNVSYTLGKLFLQVQNAGADSSLVRVIHNYVKPDPFIYNPIQHKLSDQHFWKVEGILSNGFVSKARFNYDGNKTNSGIYGYLDTLLTTVNGDSINLFYRQNAANNWRLVTNVTKFSSGLKNGYIQIDTLKIGEYAFGNYGDSTLVGVNLSSKSKVGIKVYPNPATQTCVIDFKETPKQEYELTVFDIEGKEVIHKNVNAKKTQLDISNLAKGAYLLKFTNEGKTVSSQKLLVE, from the coding sequence ATGCAAAATAAATTTACACTCAAATTTTTAACGCTTTGTTTTTTTGTTTTTCAAAGCATTTGGAATATACACGGTCAGACGTCCGGTTGTCAAACTAGCAAAAACGCTCAAACGCAATCCATTTATTACTCTTCTGAAAACCTGCGAAGCGATACGTTTAATGTGTTAAAGTATACCATTAATCTTGAGATTGGAAACACAGGCAGTCCGCAGTTGGCAGGAAATACCCAAATTCGTTTTGCACCAAAATTAAATAACCGAACATTTATTCGATTTGATCTTCTTAAACTTGTTCTAGATTCAGTGAAAGAAAATACGCAGTTGCTTACTTATACTTATAACGACACCATTCTTAAAGTAAATTTCACAACGCCAAAAAACACTACAGATACATCAATCTTTACCGTTTATTATCATGGTATTCCACAAATTGATGGAACTGGTTGGGGTGGATTTTATTTTGACAATGCTCAGAACGCGCAATATGCATACAATCTGGGAGTCGGTTTCGGTGCTAAGCCGCACAACTATGGACGTGTTTGGTTTCCATGTTTTGACAATTTTGTAGAGAGAAGTAAATACGAATTTAATATCACTTCTGATTCTACACGAAGAGCTTATTGTAACGGACAATTAATGTCAGACTTTGTTACTGCAAACAAACGTACAAGAAAATGGGTCTTAAATGAAGAGGTACCAACCTACATAGTTAATGTTGCCTTAGCAAATTACACTCAGGTGAACTGGACAGTTAATACACTTACGGGGATTAAACCTATCACCTTAGTTGGTGTTGCTTCCGATACCACAGCCATGAAAACTGGCTTTGCAAACTTAAAAAATTGCATTACAGGTTTTGAAAATTATTTTGGTCCGTATAAATGGAATCGTTTTGGTTATTGCTTAGTTCCATTTAATAGCGGCGCCATGGAGCATGCAACCAATATTTCTTATCCAAGAGCTTTTATTGGAAATCTTACTTACGAAGCGGATTTAATGGCACATGAATTATCTCATCATTGGTGGGGAGATTTAATAACCTGTGAAACACAAGAAGACATGTGGATTAATGAAGGTATGGCAACCTTTAGTAGTTATATGTTTACTGAATGGCAATATGGAAAAACCGCCTACATAAATAAGGTTAAAGCTGTACACGAAGATCTTTTACATTTTCTACATAAAAATGAGGGCGGCTTTAGAGCAATAAGTGGCGTTCCGCATAGCCTGACATACGGTACTCATGTTTACAGTAAAGGCGCAGATGTCGCACACACGCTGAGAGGATATATGGGAGACAGCGCATTTTTTGCAGGGGCTAAATATACCATGCAGCAAAATGCATTTAAAAGCATTAACAGTAATGAGTTTAGAGATCATTTACAAACTAGTAGTGGACAAAACTTAATCGATTTTTTTAATAATTGGGTTTTCTCGGGCGGTTGGTCGCACTTCGCGATTGATTCAGTTCGTTACATTCAAAATGGCACTAATACAGATGCTGTAGTATCTTTAAAACAAAAACTATATGGCGCATCAACACTTCACTCAAGCGTTCCACTTGAACTGAGTTTCTTTAAAAGTGATTGGAGTCGTATCGTAAAAAAAGTAGTTATATCGGGAGCAACACAAACATTTACCTTAGCTAATGTTGGGACAGCTGTGTATTGTGCGCTAAATTATGATGACAAAATAAGTGACGCGACTTCGCATGAGGCAAAAATTATTAAGGTCAATGGAAATGTAAGTTATACATTGGGGAAACTGTTTCTTCAAGTTCAAAATGCGGGAGCGGATTCTTCTTTAGTAAGAGTAATTCATAATTATGTAAAACCTGATCCGTTTATTTACAACCCTATTCAGCATAAATTATCAGACCAACATTTTTGGAAGGTAGAAGGTATTTTATCTAATGGCTTTGTATCGAAAGCAAGATTTAATTACGATGGTAATAAAACAAACAGTGGTATATATGGATACCTGGATACGCTTTTAACTACTGTAAATGGAGATAGCATTAACTTATTTTACAGACAAAATGCAGCTAACAACTGGCGTTTGGTTACGAATGTTACAAAGTTTAGTTCTGGTTTGAAAAATGGATACATTCAAATTGACACACTTAAAATCGGTGAATATGCATTTGGAAATTATGGCGATTCAACTTTAGTCGGTGTAAATTTAAGTTCAAAAAGTAAAGTGGGAATTAAAGTTTATCCAAATCCCGCAACACAAACATGTGTAATTGATTTTAAAGAAACACCTAAACAAGAATATGAATTAACCGTATTTGATATTGAAGGTAAAGAGGTCATTCATAAAAATGTAAACGCAAAAAAAACACAGCTGGATATAAGCAACCTCGCAAAAGGAGCCTACTTATTGAAGTTCACGAATGAGGGTAAAACAGTTTCGTCGCAGAAGCTGTTGGTAGAGTAG
- a CDS encoding T9SS type A sorting domain-containing protein: MKKTFITVFTALTILIGTSAFITKYNNGIAGYAGSPGEATCTSCHGGGFSANSGLTITAVPAFSVNANSDTEYTPDSVYQITIQASATNFSKFGFASQILNPSNTNAGVLQNAGTGVKFLNIGAKRSAVHNSVKTGASVSFTYKWVAPSSGDATIYAIANAVNGNNSTSGDFVIAPISMPLIAGPIPTPPVDTTLTVGLKENKTNALVQVSIFPNPIKDLGNISYNLKKTGTVGIELIDMRGALVKQLYNQPETPGYHSQIINLNGIASGVYFIKTTFEKQKVSQKLITVQ; encoded by the coding sequence ATGAAAAAAACTTTCATCACCGTTTTTACGGCACTTACTATTTTAATTGGAACATCCGCATTCATAACAAAATATAATAATGGAATTGCAGGTTATGCCGGTTCTCCCGGTGAAGCCACATGTACAAGCTGCCACGGCGGTGGTTTTAGTGCGAATTCAGGCCTTACCATAACCGCCGTTCCCGCATTTTCAGTTAATGCTAATTCTGATACAGAATACACACCCGATTCTGTCTACCAAATCACTATTCAAGCCTCAGCGACAAATTTTTCTAAATTTGGTTTTGCATCACAAATTTTAAATCCCTCTAATACAAATGCAGGTGTTTTGCAAAATGCTGGTACAGGTGTAAAATTTTTAAATATTGGCGCAAAAAGATCAGCCGTGCATAATTCTGTGAAAACGGGCGCCTCGGTCTCATTTACTTACAAATGGGTAGCTCCTTCTAGTGGAGATGCAACAATTTATGCCATTGCAAATGCTGTGAATGGAAATAATTCAACTTCTGGTGATTTTGTAATCGCACCGATATCTATGCCATTGATTGCTGGACCAATACCAACGCCTCCAGTTGATACTACATTAACTGTTGGGTTAAAAGAGAATAAGACTAATGCACTCGTGCAAGTTTCTATTTTCCCTAATCCAATAAAGGATTTGGGAAACATTTCTTACAATCTTAAAAAAACTGGGACTGTTGGCATAGAACTAATCGACATGAGAGGGGCGCTTGTGAAACAATTGTATAATCAGCCAGAAACTCCTGGTTATCATTCACAAATCATTAATTTAAATGGGATAGCTTCTGGTGTTTATTTCATCAAAACAACTTTTGAAAAGCAAAAAGTAAGTCAAAAATTAATTACGGTGCAATAG
- a CDS encoding AraC family transcriptional regulator: MSSYSKQVPVHAIKTKEMDALGFGIINLLDNSGKVYNSAVPHRHTFYELLFFIQAKGNHEIDFSHYPVENSSVHFVSPGQIHRLSLKKKNGYVVCFAEDFISLKSKERLINVFPYFNNSNYPVLHLTKELTVQLEELIQSIDFELNHSHADSIEICRSYLNVILLKLKTYFTKTHDNIKSTPSEKSQKVNQYKALIDENYLTHKTVSDYAEDLSISPNHLNALCKKQEGKTATQLIQERTLLEAKRLLYATDMHIKEISYNLHFEDVPYFNRFFKKQTKITPNEYRQQFRKKR; this comes from the coding sequence ATGAGTTCCTATTCCAAACAAGTTCCAGTGCATGCTATTAAAACCAAAGAAATGGATGCTTTGGGTTTTGGAATTATTAATCTACTTGACAACAGCGGAAAGGTATACAACAGCGCCGTTCCTCATCGTCATACTTTTTATGAGCTTTTATTTTTTATTCAAGCTAAGGGAAATCATGAAATAGATTTCAGTCATTACCCTGTTGAAAATAGCAGTGTTCATTTTGTTTCTCCAGGTCAAATACACAGATTAAGTCTTAAAAAAAAGAACGGCTATGTCGTTTGCTTCGCCGAAGATTTCATTTCCCTGAAGTCGAAGGAGCGTTTAATTAACGTCTTTCCGTATTTCAATAATTCTAATTATCCGGTTTTACATTTAACGAAAGAATTAACAGTGCAATTGGAGGAATTAATTCAGTCGATCGATTTCGAGCTGAACCATAGTCATGCGGATAGTATAGAAATTTGCCGTTCATATTTAAATGTTATTCTACTAAAACTAAAAACCTACTTCACCAAGACACACGATAATATCAAGAGCACTCCTTCAGAAAAAAGCCAGAAAGTGAATCAATATAAAGCGTTAATAGATGAAAATTACTTAACGCATAAAACTGTTTCAGATTATGCTGAAGATTTATCCATTTCTCCAAATCACTTAAACGCACTTTGCAAAAAGCAAGAGGGTAAAACCGCCACGCAACTTATTCAGGAAAGAACACTCCTTGAAGCTAAGCGTTTACTTTATGCTACAGACATGCACATCAAAGAGATCTCCTATAACCTTCATTTTGAAGATGTACCTTATTTTAATCGGTTCTTTAAAAAGCAAACAAAAATTACACCCAATGAATATAGACAACAATTCAGAAAAAAACGTTGA
- a CDS encoding aryl-sulfate sulfotransferase: MKTLLALLFFCVSFGSTAQAISSYTTTVCTPQSTGYYFCTLLKISNGVSNSKQCHLILDNNGDLMYCRKLPLGQLTCDFKLHNNGLISYYYNNKFYLVDSTFKTIDSVYCKNGLLKDTHELLILPNGNYALLGIEIIEINLSSHYMFMNKNLPGSKKAKVKCGVIQEQDINKNVVFEWHAKDYYDFTDVDSFFLTDTLNVDWTHFNSLELDHDGNYIVSARYLNEVTKIKRSDSTVLWRLGGKKNQFEFINDPDKFIGQHDIRRLANTNISLFDNGRMDSVIRPALAKEYKLDEKKFKIELIWRYLDNPKASSVFSGSVSRLANGNTLINYGTSNNSRTLFNVVDSKGAKVFEIVFTDTVASYRAYNYEDLPWKIQRPAIRSYRKNDKLYLNAGRGYSSYEWSTGETSQIIEINNSGNYSVAIPVGIDGAVYSKPFLVESVTKLKPK; this comes from the coding sequence ATGAAAACACTTTTGGCACTCCTTTTTTTTTGTGTAAGTTTCGGTAGTACAGCACAAGCAATTTCTTCTTATACAACAACTGTGTGCACACCACAATCTACAGGTTATTATTTTTGCACACTGCTTAAGATAAGTAATGGTGTTTCTAATTCCAAACAATGTCATCTTATTCTAGATAATAACGGAGACCTTATGTATTGTAGAAAACTTCCTTTAGGACAACTCACCTGCGACTTCAAACTTCACAATAACGGGCTCATTTCATATTATTACAATAATAAATTTTATCTAGTAGATAGCACATTTAAAACTATAGATTCGGTTTATTGCAAAAATGGACTTTTAAAAGATACGCATGAATTACTAATACTGCCGAATGGAAACTATGCTTTACTAGGCATTGAAATTATAGAAATAAATCTAAGTTCGCATTACATGTTTATGAATAAGAATCTCCCTGGAAGTAAAAAAGCCAAGGTAAAATGCGGAGTAATTCAAGAACAAGACATAAATAAGAACGTAGTCTTTGAATGGCACGCAAAAGATTATTACGATTTCACCGATGTTGATTCCTTTTTCTTAACAGACACGTTAAATGTTGATTGGACTCACTTTAATTCTTTAGAACTCGATCACGATGGGAATTATATTGTTTCCGCACGTTATCTAAATGAAGTTACAAAAATTAAAAGAAGTGATAGCACAGTGCTCTGGCGTTTGGGCGGTAAAAAAAATCAGTTTGAGTTCATCAATGATCCCGATAAATTTATTGGCCAACATGATATTCGGCGTTTAGCAAATACTAATATTTCCTTATTTGATAATGGAAGAATGGATTCTGTTATAAGACCAGCTTTAGCGAAAGAATATAAACTGGATGAAAAAAAATTTAAAATTGAATTGATCTGGAGATATTTGGATAATCCTAAAGCCAGTAGTGTTTTCTCAGGATCAGTATCGAGGTTAGCGAATGGTAATACACTAATTAACTACGGAACGAGCAATAATTCACGAACTCTTTTTAATGTTGTAGATTCAAAAGGTGCAAAAGTGTTCGAAATTGTTTTTACCGATACAGTAGCAAGTTACCGTGCTTATAATTATGAGGACTTGCCTTGGAAAATTCAACGGCCGGCAATTCGATCTTATAGAAAAAATGATAAATTATACCTGAATGCAGGGCGGGGTTATTCTTCTTATGAATGGTCAACCGGAGAAACGTCACAAATAATTGAAATTAACAACTCTGGTAATTACTCTGTAGCTATTCCTGTTGGTATTGATGGAGCCGTTTATTCTAAACCTTTTCTTGTTGAAAGTGTAACTAAACTAAAGCCGAAATAA
- a CDS encoding class I SAM-dependent methyltransferase, which yields MSTLSFNSYAKDYDKHFTNSPIGILQRKRVYKYLLPLLSKQKKVLEINCGTGEDAIYIAQKVKSVLATDISSEMIREGQAKKNKNNLDNVIFEISDINELHTKLSSSFDLLFSDFGGLNCLSGEELKKFSTNISSSISNRGHLALVIMGKKCFWENFFYLWQGDKRYKRRNTKQGQKTEINGAQFLTYYHSPKEISSVFFKDFRTIKIRPIGLFVPPSYLNTYFANKPILLQALNICERIFANFALFANFADHYFILLQKKSLTE from the coding sequence ATGTCAACATTGTCTTTTAATTCATACGCTAAAGATTACGATAAGCACTTTACCAATTCTCCAATTGGCATTCTCCAGCGCAAAAGAGTTTACAAATACTTACTTCCTTTGCTAAGCAAACAAAAAAAAGTTCTCGAAATAAATTGCGGAACAGGAGAAGATGCGATTTACATAGCCCAAAAAGTTAAATCGGTTTTAGCTACTGATATTTCTAGTGAAATGATAAGGGAAGGTCAAGCTAAAAAAAATAAAAACAATCTTGACAATGTTATTTTTGAAATCTCAGATATAAACGAATTACACACAAAACTTTCTTCTTCCTTTGATCTTTTGTTTTCTGATTTTGGCGGTTTAAATTGTTTAAGTGGTGAGGAATTAAAAAAATTCTCTACGAATATTTCTTCATCCATTTCAAATAGAGGACATCTAGCATTAGTAATAATGGGCAAAAAATGTTTTTGGGAGAATTTTTTTTACCTCTGGCAGGGTGACAAACGCTACAAACGAAGAAACACAAAACAAGGCCAAAAAACTGAAATTAACGGCGCGCAGTTTTTAACATATTATCATTCACCAAAAGAGATTAGTTCTGTTTTTTTCAAAGATTTTAGAACTATAAAAATAAGACCAATTGGGCTTTTTGTCCCTCCAAGTTATTTAAATACCTATTTTGCAAATAAACCCATTCTGTTACAAGCTCTTAATATTTGTGAAAGAATTTTTGCAAACTTTGCCTTGTTTGCAAATTTTGCTGATCATTACTTTATCTTACTACAAAAGAAAAGTTTAACGGAATAG